The following DNA comes from Alienimonas californiensis.
GGCTCCGAGAAGTTCGAAATCCGCGACCTCGCCAAGGAACTGCGGAGCGAAGAGCCGGGGGCCCTCGGGTGGAAGGAGGTCCGCGATCGGGCGACGACGGCGCTCGCGGAAACCTCCAAGGATCTCGACCTGCTGACCTCCTTCTCCGAGGCGGCCCTGGAGCTGCACGGGGTCGCGGGGCTGGGGGCGGCCCTGGAGGTCGCCGGCAAACTGTGCGAACAGTACTGGGACGACCTGTACCCGCGGGTGGGCGAGGAGGACGCCGCCGACGATCTGGAGGCGCGGTCCACCCGGTTGGCCTCGCTGATGGACGCGTCCGGCCCGGACCTCCCCCGCCGCCTGCGGGCCCGGGAACTCGACACGCCGCCGGACACCCCCAACGCCGACCTGCGCAAAGCCTTTTACCAGACCGCCGCCGCGGAGATTGACGCCTGCCTCGCCGCGCTGAACGCGCTGGAGCAGGCGGTGGATCAGGGGTTCGAGGCCTCCTTCGAGAAGTACGACAGCGTCCTGCCGAAATCGATGCGGGCGGAGGACTTCAAGCCGTCCGGCGAGTCGCTGCGCGACGCCCTGCGGGATCGGCGGGACGCGGTGCGGGACGCCTTCGAACTGGCCTTCCCCGGCGCGGACCTCGACGCCGCGGTCGCGTCGTCGGACGGCGAGGACGCCGGAGCGGACGACGCCCCGGCCGCCGCGGCGGCCGCGCCCGGCGGCGGGCCGGCGGGCGCCCCGGCCGGACCGCCCCGCACCCGGGCGGAGGCCGTGAACCGCCTGCGGCAGGCGGTGGACTACTTCCGCACCGCCGAGCCGCACAGCCCGGTCTCCCTGTTGGTGGAGCGGGCGATCCGCTGGGCGGAGTTGCCGCTGACGGACGTTCTCGCTGAACTGGTCAAAGATTCCGATGTGTTGAGTAAGATCCGCGAGACGCTCGGCGTGCCCGAACCGAAATCGGAGGACGACTATTGAGCAAGCAGGCGACGGCAGACGAGTGCAGACGTGCGAAGGACGTTGCGGCGATTGGGTTGC
Coding sequences within:
- a CDS encoding type VI secretion system protein TssA, whose product is MMSAGLPFRVDDLVAPCPGDDPCGEELGYGSEKFEIRDLAKELRSEEPGALGWKEVRDRATTALAETSKDLDLLTSFSEAALELHGVAGLGAALEVAGKLCEQYWDDLYPRVGEEDAADDLEARSTRLASLMDASGPDLPRRLRARELDTPPDTPNADLRKAFYQTAAAEIDACLAALNALEQAVDQGFEASFEKYDSVLPKSMRAEDFKPSGESLRDALRDRRDAVRDAFELAFPGADLDAAVASSDGEDAGADDAPAAAAAAPGGGPAGAPAGPPRTRAEAVNRLRQAVDYFRTAEPHSPVSLLVERAIRWAELPLTDVLAELVKDSDVLSKIRETLGVPEPKSEDDY